The Methylacidimicrobium sp. B4 genome contains a region encoding:
- the efp gene encoding elongation factor P, which yields MTNASDISKGQAIRHHGAVCLVLETQHRTPGNLRAFVQMTLRNLKTGRSSVERFSSSDKVELVSVTRKKCEFSYREGKDYVFMDPDSYESIPVPEELVGKAKDYLTENQIVDLLFTDEMVAAVELPPTVTLKVVSSPEGIRGDSATNVMKIAEVETGLNVQVPLFIKEGEKIKVSTAEGKYLSRA from the coding sequence ATGACGAACGCGAGCGATATCAGCAAAGGCCAGGCGATCCGCCATCATGGTGCCGTCTGCCTCGTCTTGGAGACCCAACACAGAACGCCGGGGAATCTGCGCGCCTTCGTCCAGATGACACTGCGCAACCTGAAGACAGGCAGGTCTTCGGTGGAACGCTTCAGCTCATCGGACAAGGTTGAGCTGGTCAGCGTGACTCGGAAGAAGTGCGAATTCAGCTACCGCGAAGGCAAGGACTATGTCTTCATGGATCCGGACAGCTATGAGAGCATCCCGGTTCCGGAAGAGCTGGTCGGCAAGGCGAAGGACTATCTCACCGAAAACCAGATCGTCGATCTTCTGTTCACCGACGAGATGGTGGCCGCAGTCGAGCTGCCGCCTACCGTCACCTTGAAGGTCGTCAGCTCTCCGGAAGGGATCCGTGGCGATTCGGCAACAAACGTGATGAAGATTGCCGAGGTCGAGACGGGCTTGAACGTCCAGGTGCCGCTCTTCATCAAGGAGGGAGAGAAGATCAAGGTGAGTACGGCGGAGGGCAAGTATTTGAGCCGTGCATAG
- a CDS encoding ribose-phosphate pyrophosphokinase, with translation MNGEKSHPLLVFSGSANRPLAERIVEAIGIPLGAATISSFPDGETFVKIDENIRGRDVFLVQPTCPPSNHNIMELLIMIDAARRASAARVTAVIPFYGYARQDRKDRPRVAITAKLVANLLVAAGVNRVLTVDLHAQQIQGFFDIPVDHLYAAPVLYRYLATKDLSNLVVVSPDVGGIKLASSYAQLLGAGLALVVKRRVDAEHTEAQFVVGEVDGRDVLIVDDLTETAGTVTSAARILKDRGARRIFAGISHAVLNPLGIKRLQESCLEELITTNTVPLHPVDGVKVTVLDVAPLLGEAIKRIHNGQSVSSLFRVDGKMVLL, from the coding sequence ATGAACGGAGAGAAATCCCATCCGCTTCTTGTCTTCTCGGGGAGCGCCAACCGGCCGCTGGCGGAACGAATCGTCGAGGCGATCGGCATCCCGTTGGGCGCGGCTACGATCTCCTCATTTCCCGACGGGGAGACCTTCGTGAAGATCGACGAGAACATCCGGGGACGCGACGTCTTCCTCGTTCAACCGACCTGCCCGCCGAGCAATCACAACATCATGGAGCTGCTGATCATGATCGATGCCGCCCGGCGGGCCAGCGCGGCCCGGGTCACAGCGGTGATCCCGTTTTATGGCTATGCCCGGCAGGACCGTAAGGATCGTCCGCGCGTGGCGATTACCGCCAAGCTGGTTGCCAATCTCCTGGTCGCTGCCGGCGTCAACCGCGTGCTGACGGTCGATCTCCACGCCCAGCAGATTCAAGGCTTCTTCGACATTCCGGTCGATCATCTTTACGCTGCACCCGTGCTCTATCGGTACTTGGCGACCAAAGATCTCTCCAACCTGGTCGTCGTCTCGCCGGATGTCGGAGGGATCAAGCTGGCCTCGAGCTACGCGCAGTTGCTGGGGGCCGGGCTTGCGCTGGTGGTGAAGCGCCGCGTCGATGCGGAGCATACCGAAGCTCAATTCGTGGTGGGGGAAGTCGATGGCCGGGATGTTCTGATCGTGGACGACCTGACGGAAACAGCCGGGACGGTGACCTCGGCGGCGCGGATCCTTAAGGATCGAGGAGCACGGCGGATCTTCGCCGGCATCTCCCATGCCGTGCTCAATCCCTTGGGGATCAAGCGGCTGCAAGAATCCTGCCTGGAGGAGCTTATCACGACGAATACGGTGCCTCTCCATCCGGTGGACGGAGTGAAGGTAACGGTCCTCGATGTCGCTCCCCTGTTGGGAGAGGCGATCAAGCGGATTCATAACGGCCAATCGGTTTCTTCCCTCTTCCGCGTGGACGGAAAGATGGTTCTCCTATGA
- a CDS encoding Lrp/AsnC family transcriptional regulator, whose translation MSREASFSDELLRLLEENPLRSPETLAKLLGCEVASVGEEIARLEKEKVILAYKAIVDDEKAQRRTVKAVIEVKLLPERGGGFDRLARRIARYPEVTSCFLMSGGYDLLVFLEGSTLQEVALFVSEKLATLRGVTSTATHFMLRTYKEQGVLVGDAVEPERLPISP comes from the coding sequence ATGAGCAGAGAGGCTTCCTTTTCCGATGAATTGCTCCGCCTGCTGGAGGAAAACCCCCTGCGCTCCCCGGAGACCCTGGCCAAGCTCCTGGGATGCGAGGTGGCCTCCGTTGGAGAGGAGATCGCCCGCTTGGAAAAGGAAAAGGTGATTCTCGCCTACAAGGCGATTGTCGACGACGAGAAGGCGCAGCGCCGGACGGTCAAGGCGGTGATCGAGGTAAAGCTTCTCCCCGAGCGAGGGGGAGGGTTCGATCGCCTGGCTCGGAGGATCGCCCGGTATCCCGAGGTGACTTCCTGCTTTCTCATGAGCGGGGGATACGACCTCCTGGTCTTTCTGGAAGGCTCTACCTTGCAGGAGGTCGCTCTCTTCGTCTCCGAGAAGCTGGCGACTCTTCGGGGAGTGACCTCCACGGCGACTCATTTCATGTTGCGGACCTACAAGGAGCAAGGGGTCCTCGTTGGAGACGCGGTTGAGCCGGAACGGCTCCCGATCAGCCCGTGA
- a CDS encoding aminotransferase class I/II-fold pyridoxal phosphate-dependent enzyme yields the protein MIRPASDPHEGKILPFLSSAEPWVARHVRDLPRSGIRDFFDLVQSMEGIVSLGIGEPGESTPWNIREQAIFTLESGKTGYTSNLGLLRLRRAISAYMERLTGVRYDPEEQILVTVGVSEALDCALRAIVNPGEQILYAEPSYVAYAPGIVLAHGVPIGIPTRFEDEFRLWAKAVEEKAKPGVKALLLNSPANPTGSIVGAGELEKIAAIAQKENWVVLSDEIYAELTYGERHRSIASLPGMKERTIVFNGLSKAFAMTGFRLGWACGPAPVIAAMVKIHQYSMLCASIVSQEAGIEALEHGSAEVEAMQRSYQRKRNFLWRSLTALDFPCHAPQGAFYLFPSIVPFGLSSQEFALRLLREARVAVVPGTAFGASGEGYLRCSFSPRMADLEEAVRRMSRWMRANFPGKRTRVTGR from the coding sequence GTGATACGACCGGCCTCCGATCCTCACGAGGGGAAAATTCTTCCCTTCCTCTCCAGTGCTGAGCCCTGGGTGGCGCGCCACGTACGCGATCTTCCCCGGTCGGGAATCCGCGACTTCTTCGATCTGGTGCAGTCGATGGAGGGGATCGTCTCCCTTGGAATCGGAGAGCCGGGGGAATCGACGCCTTGGAACATCCGCGAGCAGGCGATCTTTACGCTGGAATCCGGGAAGACTGGCTATACCTCTAACCTCGGCCTCCTCCGCCTGCGTCGAGCCATCAGCGCCTACATGGAACGGTTGACCGGGGTGCGATACGACCCCGAAGAGCAAATCCTGGTGACCGTCGGGGTCTCCGAAGCGCTCGACTGCGCCTTGCGCGCGATCGTCAACCCGGGAGAGCAGATTCTCTATGCTGAGCCGAGCTATGTCGCCTACGCCCCTGGCATCGTGCTCGCGCATGGAGTTCCCATCGGCATCCCGACGCGATTCGAGGACGAGTTCCGACTCTGGGCCAAAGCGGTGGAGGAAAAGGCAAAGCCCGGCGTCAAGGCCTTGTTGCTCAACTCCCCGGCGAATCCCACCGGATCGATCGTCGGAGCGGGTGAGCTCGAGAAGATCGCCGCGATTGCCCAGAAGGAGAATTGGGTGGTTCTTTCCGATGAGATTTACGCCGAGCTAACGTACGGGGAGCGCCACCGTTCCATAGCGAGCCTACCGGGAATGAAGGAACGGACGATCGTGTTCAACGGCTTGTCGAAGGCGTTCGCGATGACCGGGTTCCGCCTCGGCTGGGCTTGTGGGCCAGCCCCCGTGATCGCTGCGATGGTCAAGATCCATCAATATTCGATGCTCTGTGCCTCGATCGTGAGCCAGGAGGCGGGGATCGAGGCGCTGGAGCATGGAAGCGCGGAAGTCGAGGCCATGCAGCGGAGCTACCAGCGAAAGAGAAACTTCCTCTGGCGCAGCCTGACCGCCTTGGACTTTCCCTGCCACGCGCCCCAGGGGGCATTTTATCTCTTTCCGTCCATCGTTCCCTTTGGCCTCTCTTCCCAGGAGTTTGCCCTTCGCCTCCTGCGCGAGGCACGAGTCGCCGTGGTTCCGGGGACAGCCTTTGGGGCTTCCGGAGAGGGCTATCTCCGGTGCAGCTTCAGCCCCCGGATGGCGGATCTGGAGGAGGCCGTCCGGAGAATGAGCCGATGGATGCGAGCGAACTTCCCTGGGAAACGCACACGCGTGACCGGGCGTTGA
- a CDS encoding acetolactate synthase: protein MGLQTAREEEMDKIIQFSVYMENKAGRLLDLVRILTGGGVDIVGFTILDSVDAAVVRLVVDDPSNARALLHEQNIAFNESTLVAVELPQSADDLRKLLAILLQAEINIYFSYPLMTRPYGKAVLALRVEDDELAGSVLIRNQFRVLTQKDISR, encoded by the coding sequence GTGGGATTGCAAACGGCTCGGGAAGAAGAGATGGACAAGATCATCCAGTTTTCCGTTTACATGGAAAACAAGGCGGGCCGGTTGCTCGATCTGGTGCGCATCCTGACCGGAGGCGGAGTGGATATCGTCGGCTTCACGATCCTCGATTCGGTCGACGCCGCAGTGGTCCGGCTGGTGGTCGACGATCCTTCGAATGCGCGCGCCCTCCTTCACGAACAGAACATCGCCTTCAACGAATCGACCCTGGTTGCGGTCGAGCTTCCTCAGAGCGCGGACGACTTGCGGAAGCTGCTGGCGATTCTCCTTCAGGCCGAGATCAATATCTACTTCAGCTACCCCCTCATGACGCGCCCCTACGGGAAAGCCGTCCTTGCCCTGCGGGTGGAGGATGACGAGTTGGCTGGCTCGGTTCTGATCCGCAATCAGTTCCGAGTGCTCACGCAAAAGGATATCAGCCGCTGA
- a CDS encoding metalloregulator ArsR/SmtB family transcription factor gives MDKYGLMHEKSVPAPSRRGDRLRRLWSMLGDLTRLRILALLQKQELSVAELCEILQASQPAVSGHLALLRTEGLVRARKQGRKTFYSLPPERKEAEARLSATALLLLEESVEADRDPERLHKVIERRKRETRAHFNRMAGRLGGAACPGRGWPAVGPLLARLLPPVVIADLGCGEGWLSQLLAERAERVIAVDISPKMVAFATREAKRRSFANLEFRLGDLQNPPIPPSSIDVAVLSQALHHAPSPDEALAAAFRILRPGGALVVLDLCEHSFEEARTLYGDYWLGFAESDLETWLRSAGFDGIRIQPLDPDPDPPHLRALLVSAERPGRTTAGTATPHRLSD, from the coding sequence ATGGATAAGTATGGATTGATGCATGAGAAATCCGTTCCCGCGCCTTCCCGTCGCGGAGATCGTCTGCGCCGACTCTGGTCGATGCTCGGGGATCTCACGCGACTGCGCATTCTCGCCCTCTTGCAGAAGCAGGAGCTTTCCGTCGCCGAGCTCTGCGAAATTCTTCAAGCCAGCCAGCCGGCCGTGTCGGGTCATCTCGCCCTGCTGCGCACCGAGGGTCTCGTCCGCGCCCGCAAGCAAGGCCGAAAGACCTTCTACTCCCTCCCTCCCGAGCGGAAAGAGGCGGAAGCCCGCCTCTCGGCCACGGCTCTTCTTCTGCTGGAGGAGTCGGTCGAGGCGGATCGCGACCCTGAGCGCCTGCACAAGGTCATCGAAAGACGCAAGCGCGAAACCCGCGCGCACTTCAACCGAATGGCGGGCCGCCTGGGAGGAGCCGCCTGCCCCGGAAGAGGATGGCCCGCCGTCGGTCCCCTTCTCGCCCGCCTGCTCCCGCCGGTTGTCATCGCCGACCTGGGATGCGGAGAGGGATGGCTTTCCCAGTTGCTTGCCGAACGGGCCGAGCGCGTGATCGCCGTCGACATCTCTCCCAAGATGGTGGCTTTCGCCACCCGGGAAGCCAAGAGGAGAAGCTTCGCGAATCTCGAATTCCGCCTCGGGGATCTCCAAAACCCTCCCATCCCGCCCTCAAGCATCGATGTGGCTGTCCTGAGCCAGGCGCTTCACCATGCTCCGAGCCCCGATGAGGCCCTTGCGGCCGCGTTCCGGATCTTGCGCCCCGGGGGAGCTCTCGTCGTTCTCGACCTGTGCGAGCACTCCTTCGAAGAAGCCCGCACGCTCTACGGAGACTACTGGCTCGGCTTCGCGGAGAGCGACCTCGAAACGTGGCTGCGCTCGGCGGGATTCGACGGAATCCGCATCCAACCCCTCGATCCCGACCCCGATCCTCCGCACCTTCGCGCTCTCCTGGTGAGTGCAGAAAGACCGGGTCGCACCACTGCAGGCACAGCCACTCCCCATCGCCTCTCCGATTGA
- the metK gene encoding methionine adenosyltransferase produces the protein MPRKHVFASESVTEGHPDKVCDAVSDSVLDACLEQDPHSRVACETLVKSNLLVLAGEITTRAKLDYVRIARERVREIGYDEPTEIFHADKLQIIYALSQQSPDIAQGVDGTHTATPGVQGAGDQGMMFGFACRETPELMPAPVTFAHRLCRRLSELRHSKEVPWLRPDGKAQVSLFYEGHRPVRVEAVVVSTQHAPEVEQETIREVIRSEVIAKAIPSELLDRSTRYFINPTGRFVVGGPEADSGLTGRKIIVDTYGGMGRHGGGAFSGKDPSKVDRSAAYMARYVAKNVVAAGAADRAEVQLAYAIGYPDPVSVAVDTFGTGKVEEEKIVGAVRQVFRLKPAEIIEELSLLRPIYRRTTNYGHFGRVDQLDSFTWERTDRAVLLQKLLGL, from the coding sequence ATCCCCAGAAAACATGTATTTGCTTCGGAATCGGTGACGGAAGGGCATCCGGACAAGGTCTGCGACGCCGTTTCGGATTCAGTTCTCGACGCCTGCCTGGAACAAGATCCTCACAGCCGGGTGGCGTGCGAGACGCTCGTCAAGAGCAATCTCCTGGTGCTCGCCGGAGAGATCACCACGCGGGCGAAGCTCGATTACGTCCGGATCGCCCGGGAGCGCGTTCGGGAGATCGGGTACGACGAGCCGACGGAGATCTTCCACGCCGACAAGCTGCAGATCATCTATGCGCTCTCGCAGCAGAGCCCGGACATCGCGCAGGGGGTCGATGGAACCCATACCGCGACTCCCGGCGTTCAAGGGGCGGGGGATCAAGGCATGATGTTCGGCTTTGCCTGCCGGGAGACGCCCGAGCTGATGCCCGCTCCCGTCACGTTCGCCCATCGGCTCTGTCGCCGGCTCTCGGAGCTCCGTCACAGCAAAGAGGTGCCCTGGCTTCGCCCCGACGGGAAGGCCCAGGTATCGCTCTTCTACGAAGGGCATCGGCCAGTCCGCGTTGAGGCGGTCGTCGTTTCGACGCAGCACGCGCCGGAGGTCGAACAGGAGACGATCCGGGAGGTCATTCGCTCCGAGGTCATCGCCAAGGCGATCCCATCGGAGCTTCTCGATCGCTCGACCCGGTATTTCATCAATCCGACTGGGCGGTTCGTTGTCGGCGGTCCGGAAGCCGATAGCGGGTTGACGGGACGGAAGATTATCGTGGATACCTATGGGGGAATGGGCCGCCATGGCGGCGGTGCCTTCAGCGGGAAGGATCCGTCGAAAGTTGACCGCAGTGCGGCCTACATGGCGCGATACGTCGCCAAGAACGTGGTGGCGGCCGGCGCGGCCGACCGCGCCGAGGTGCAGCTCGCCTATGCGATCGGCTATCCCGACCCCGTCTCGGTCGCCGTCGACACGTTCGGGACTGGGAAGGTGGAGGAGGAGAAGATCGTGGGGGCGGTCCGCCAGGTGTTCCGGCTCAAGCCCGCGGAGATCATCGAGGAACTTTCGCTGCTCCGGCCGATCTATCGGCGGACGACCAACTACGGCCACTTCGGGCGGGTGGACCAGCTGGATAGCTTCACCTGGGAGCGGACCGACCGCGCCGTTCTGCTCCAGAAGCTGCTCGGCCTCTAA
- the ahcY gene encoding adenosylhomocysteinase, protein MTTTVETKEEQASTAKDFRVKEIGLAEFGRREIEVAEAEMPGLMALRKEFGPTQPLRGARIAGCLHMTVETAVLVETLISLGAEVRWSSCNIFSTQDHAAAALAARGIPVFAWKGETEEEYLWCIEQTLRWPNGSPLNMILDDGGDLTELVHEKHPELLPGICGISEETTTGVHRLARRAAKGTLGTAAFNVNDSCTKSKFDNLYGCRESFLDGVKRATDVMVAGKTVVVCGFGDVGKGCARSARGMGARVVVTEVDPINALQAAMEGYEVTVLEEIAPTGDIFVTTTGCIHVIRREHMDQMKSGAIVCNIGHFDSEIDVATLYNDASLRRVEIKPQVDLFVWPKGKRLFVLAEGRLVNLGCATGHPSFVMSASFTNQVLAQIELWRERETGRYARGHLYVLPKILDERVARLHLEHLGVKLTRLTQEQAEYLGVPVDGPYKPELYRY, encoded by the coding sequence ATGACGACCACTGTGGAAACGAAAGAAGAGCAGGCCTCTACCGCGAAGGATTTCCGAGTCAAGGAGATCGGCCTCGCCGAATTCGGACGGAGAGAGATCGAGGTGGCGGAGGCGGAGATGCCGGGACTGATGGCTCTCCGCAAGGAGTTCGGGCCGACACAACCGTTGCGTGGCGCGCGCATCGCCGGCTGTCTCCATATGACCGTGGAGACCGCGGTTCTCGTCGAAACCTTGATCTCCCTTGGGGCGGAGGTGCGGTGGAGCTCCTGCAATATCTTCTCGACGCAGGATCACGCGGCGGCTGCGCTCGCCGCCCGCGGCATCCCGGTCTTTGCCTGGAAAGGGGAGACCGAGGAGGAGTACCTCTGGTGCATCGAACAGACGCTCCGCTGGCCGAACGGCTCTCCTCTCAACATGATCCTCGATGACGGGGGCGATCTGACCGAGCTCGTGCACGAGAAGCATCCCGAGCTCCTGCCGGGCATTTGCGGCATCTCCGAAGAGACCACGACCGGAGTCCATCGCCTGGCGCGGCGCGCGGCCAAGGGAACCTTGGGAACGGCGGCCTTCAACGTGAATGACTCTTGCACCAAGAGCAAGTTCGATAACCTCTACGGCTGCCGGGAGTCGTTCCTCGACGGGGTCAAGAGGGCGACCGACGTCATGGTGGCGGGCAAGACGGTCGTCGTCTGTGGATTTGGAGACGTCGGAAAAGGGTGCGCCCGCTCCGCCCGGGGGATGGGCGCGCGCGTGGTGGTGACCGAGGTCGACCCGATCAACGCTCTTCAGGCGGCGATGGAGGGGTACGAGGTGACCGTGCTCGAGGAGATTGCGCCGACCGGGGATATCTTCGTCACCACGACCGGCTGCATTCATGTGATTCGGCGGGAGCACATGGACCAGATGAAAAGCGGGGCGATCGTCTGCAACATCGGCCACTTCGACAGCGAGATCGACGTGGCGACCCTCTACAACGATGCGAGCCTCCGCCGAGTCGAGATCAAGCCTCAGGTGGACCTTTTCGTCTGGCCGAAGGGCAAGCGGCTTTTCGTCCTTGCCGAAGGGCGACTCGTAAACCTTGGTTGTGCCACGGGGCATCCGAGCTTTGTGATGAGCGCCAGCTTCACCAACCAGGTGTTGGCCCAGATCGAGCTGTGGAGGGAGCGGGAGACTGGGCGCTATGCTCGCGGCCATCTCTACGTCCTTCCGAAGATCCTCGACGAGCGGGTAGCCCGGCTCCATCTGGAGCACTTGGGAGTCAAGCTCACCCGATTGACCCAGGAGCAGGCGGAATACCTGGGCGTCCCGGTCGATGGGCCCTACAAGCCGGAACTCTACCGGTACTGA
- a CDS encoding cytochrome C, translating to MNPYRFMAAASALLLWSLSGSTGSALADPDGLSEAGVYALDSSGLLLPTSPYPGNTSSAYSVGAYPLAPTPLARGTGQELVESYCSICHSVTLIGAQPPFPPELWKKEVDKMIHLGAPIPTDLAGQIVDYLQKHYSPVKMQPSAPEPGPKPSP from the coding sequence GTGAACCCGTACCGGTTCATGGCCGCTGCCTCAGCCCTGCTCCTCTGGAGCCTGTCTGGGAGCACTGGCTCCGCGCTGGCAGACCCCGATGGGCTCTCTGAAGCCGGGGTTTACGCTCTCGATTCGAGCGGATTGCTCTTGCCAACTTCCCCTTACCCGGGGAACACGAGCTCAGCCTATTCCGTGGGAGCCTATCCGCTGGCTCCCACTCCCCTCGCGCGAGGAACCGGGCAAGAGCTCGTCGAAAGCTACTGCTCGATCTGCCACAGCGTGACCCTGATCGGCGCCCAGCCTCCCTTCCCGCCCGAGCTCTGGAAGAAGGAGGTGGACAAGATGATCCACCTTGGCGCTCCGATTCCCACGGATCTGGCGGGACAGATCGTCGATTATCTCCAGAAGCACTACAGTCCTGTCAAGATGCAGCCTTCCGCTCCCGAGCCGGGACCCAAGCCGAGCCCATAG
- a CDS encoding molybdopterin-dependent oxidoreductase: MSYQQGDLPHPGGPSAPSYSRRRALQILTGLLGTAIPLPRAVHAEDGTGSSALSLPDTHWNAALPMAQVPQKLPLIRFSDRPIVLGTPRPFFESLLTPNAAFFVRYHLDVIPNAIDLSHWRLMVRGNVAKPLELSFEKLLSRFETVSVVAVNQCTGNSRSRFSPRVPGTQWGNEGMGNARWTGVRLSDLLHQAGLRPGTVALRFQGLDSGRSAEGTPAHSYAKSLDAADPILEECIVAYAMNGEPLPMLNGFPVRLVVPGRFSTCWVKHLSWIEALSEPDQSHWMLGAYRLPDNPRHSVTPAEVAAGKLATIAASSVPMPVRSFFVRPDGSSKLVARLPIEVKGIAFSGSGGIRQVEVSTDGGRSWRVARLDPDLGPYSFRGWRLPWTPQRPGVYELRCRATDGKGNAQPTEPIWNPGGYAWNQVETQTVFVGESA, encoded by the coding sequence ATGTCATATCAACAGGGAGATCTTCCTCATCCGGGCGGACCTTCCGCTCCGTCCTATTCCCGGAGAAGGGCCCTCCAGATTTTGACGGGCCTGCTCGGGACCGCCATTCCGCTGCCGCGGGCGGTCCACGCCGAGGACGGCACTGGCTCCTCCGCTCTTTCCCTTCCCGATACGCACTGGAATGCCGCTCTGCCGATGGCCCAGGTGCCCCAGAAGCTTCCGCTCATTCGGTTCAGCGATCGGCCGATCGTTTTGGGAACCCCCCGCCCCTTTTTTGAGTCCCTCCTGACACCGAATGCCGCCTTTTTCGTCCGCTACCATCTCGATGTCATCCCCAATGCGATCGATCTTTCCCACTGGCGGCTCATGGTGCGCGGCAACGTGGCCAAGCCGCTCGAGCTCTCCTTCGAGAAGCTCCTCTCCCGCTTCGAGACGGTCTCCGTGGTCGCCGTCAATCAGTGCACGGGGAACTCGCGAAGCCGCTTCTCGCCCCGTGTCCCGGGAACCCAATGGGGCAACGAAGGGATGGGAAATGCCCGCTGGACCGGAGTCCGGCTCAGCGATCTCCTCCATCAGGCGGGCCTGCGGCCCGGTACTGTGGCGCTCCGCTTCCAAGGGCTCGATTCCGGTCGGAGTGCCGAAGGAACCCCGGCCCACTCCTATGCCAAGTCACTCGATGCGGCAGACCCGATCCTCGAGGAGTGCATTGTCGCCTACGCGATGAATGGAGAGCCTCTGCCCATGCTCAACGGCTTCCCCGTCCGCCTGGTCGTGCCCGGTCGCTTCTCCACCTGCTGGGTCAAGCACTTGAGCTGGATCGAGGCGCTTTCCGAGCCCGATCAGAGCCACTGGATGCTCGGGGCCTACCGCCTTCCGGACAACCCGCGCCACTCGGTGACCCCGGCCGAGGTCGCCGCCGGGAAGCTCGCCACCATCGCAGCCAGCAGCGTGCCGATGCCGGTCCGCTCCTTTTTCGTCCGGCCCGACGGCTCGTCCAAGCTGGTCGCTCGTCTCCCCATCGAGGTGAAGGGCATTGCGTTCAGCGGGTCGGGGGGCATTCGGCAGGTCGAGGTTTCCACTGACGGAGGCCGGAGCTGGCGAGTCGCCCGTCTCGATCCGGACCTGGGCCCCTATTCCTTCCGCGGCTGGAGGCTTCCTTGGACCCCGCAGCGGCCGGGGGTGTACGAGCTTCGCTGCCGGGCGACCGATGGAAAAGGCAACGCCCAGCCGACGGAGCCGATCTGGAATCCCGGAGGATATGCATGGAATCAGGTCGAAACGCAGACCGTCTTCGTCGGGGAGTCGGCGTGA
- a CDS encoding RsmD family RNA methyltransferase: MALRVISGTAGGLRLDVPRGVEIRPALDRVKGAIFSSLGEWIIGKRVLDLYAGTGSLGIESLSRGASEATFVDLAAACCRAIRNNLAKTGFSGRVIEVDALRFLSRDPHRYDLVFASPPYEKREILIDDHPLLSLVAPRLAPHGLFLWEFFRRNRLERPGPWNIRWQRRAGETVVVMMELGR, from the coding sequence ATGGCGCTGCGGGTGATCTCCGGCACCGCCGGCGGTCTTCGCCTCGATGTTCCCCGGGGTGTCGAAATCCGACCGGCGCTCGATCGCGTGAAGGGGGCGATCTTCTCCTCGCTCGGGGAGTGGATCATCGGCAAGCGGGTGCTCGACCTCTACGCCGGCACGGGCTCGCTCGGCATCGAATCCTTGAGCCGAGGCGCAAGCGAAGCGACCTTCGTCGACTTGGCCGCCGCGTGCTGCCGGGCGATCCGGAACAACCTCGCCAAGACCGGCTTCTCGGGGCGGGTGATCGAAGTGGATGCGCTTCGCTTTCTCTCGAGGGACCCCCATCGCTATGACCTTGTCTTCGCCTCTCCGCCCTACGAGAAGCGGGAGATCCTCATCGACGACCATCCGCTGCTCTCCTTGGTCGCCCCGCGACTGGCTCCCCATGGGCTTTTCCTCTGGGAGTTTTTCCGTCGCAACCGGCTCGAGCGTCCCGGTCCTTGGAACATCCGGTGGCAGCGACGGGCGGGGGAAACGGTCGTCGTCATGATGGAGCTCGGAAGATAG